In Persicimonas caeni, a single window of DNA contains:
- a CDS encoding deoxynucleoside kinase, translated as MAPKIFVALAGNIGAGKSTAARILARHYGFELFHEPVLENRFLKSYYRDMGRWSFTLQMEFLLKRIEHHMLIERHHGSCIQDRTLIEDPEIFAKYLHGLGHMTDQELDLYFDYFKRFNTQVSQPDKVILLHTPDVNVLLRRIAQRGREEESGITADFLKGLNGYYDSFASVARRKYDLDVLTIDVTDRDIREGEGKERFLREVHAFLTEDLPESNELPFALVTPEEA; from the coding sequence ATGGCTCCCAAAATCTTTGTTGCACTGGCTGGAAATATTGGCGCGGGCAAGAGCACCGCAGCGCGCATTTTGGCGCGTCATTACGGCTTCGAACTGTTCCACGAACCGGTTCTCGAGAACCGGTTTTTGAAGTCGTACTACCGCGACATGGGCCGCTGGAGCTTCACGCTGCAGATGGAGTTTCTGCTCAAGCGCATCGAGCACCACATGCTCATCGAGCGCCACCACGGCTCGTGCATCCAAGATCGCACGCTGATCGAAGATCCGGAGATCTTTGCCAAATACCTGCACGGGCTCGGCCACATGACCGACCAAGAGCTCGACCTGTACTTCGACTACTTCAAGCGATTCAACACACAGGTCTCGCAGCCCGACAAGGTGATTTTGCTGCACACCCCCGATGTGAACGTGTTGCTACGAAGGATCGCCCAGCGCGGGCGTGAAGAGGAGAGCGGGATCACCGCCGACTTCTTGAAGGGGCTGAACGGATACTACGATTCGTTCGCCTCGGTCGCGCGGCGAAAGTACGACCTGGATGTGCTCACGATCGACGTCACCGACCGCGACATCCGCGAGGGAGAGGGAAAGGAGCGCTTTTTGCGCGAAGTGCACGCCTTTTTGACCGAAGACCTCCCCGAGTCCAACGAGCTGCCGTTCGCGCTCGTCACGCCCGAAGAAGCCTAG